From Acidimicrobiia bacterium, the proteins below share one genomic window:
- a CDS encoding CCA tRNA nucleotidyltransferase, producing the protein MEVPPRLARFYEPGAPTRELAERFVAAGFRCYLVGGPVRDAFLGRSDPDADVDLATSARPDDIERMLRSWADHVWLQGKRFGTVGGEKDGTKFEITTFRGDVYHPDNRKPAVAFADDIRADLSRRDFTINAMALALPEPHLEDPFDGASDLAARVLRTPLKPEVSFTDDPLRMLRAARFVAALDLEPVPELVQSIEALRHRLEIISAERIRDELSRLLVLPDPSKGLWLLCSTGLSDEFLPELNAMRLEQDPIHTHKDVLAHTIAVVQNTRPELRVRLAALFHDIGKPKTRSFAQGGVSFHHHEVVGARMTEERMRALRFPNHLIEEVTKLVYLHLRIHTYAMGWTDKAVRRYVRDAGALLDDLNHLQRCDCTTRNKRKAAALGRRIDDLEARITELRAKEELDSIRPPLDGRQVMDFLGVEPGRVVGQALEFLLELRLDEGPIDEPTAYQHLATWAREHDITPRI; encoded by the coding sequence ATGGAGGTGCCCCCGCGGCTAGCCCGCTTCTACGAGCCCGGGGCGCCGACCCGCGAGTTGGCCGAGCGCTTCGTGGCGGCCGGGTTCCGCTGCTACCTCGTGGGTGGCCCGGTCCGTGACGCCTTTCTCGGGCGAAGCGACCCCGATGCTGATGTCGACCTCGCGACGAGTGCCCGACCCGACGACATCGAGCGGATGTTGCGGTCTTGGGCGGATCATGTGTGGCTTCAGGGGAAGCGCTTCGGCACGGTCGGCGGCGAGAAGGACGGCACCAAGTTCGAGATCACGACGTTCCGGGGCGACGTGTACCACCCCGACAACCGCAAGCCCGCAGTCGCGTTCGCCGATGACATCAGGGCCGACCTCTCTCGACGCGACTTCACGATCAACGCGATGGCTCTCGCTCTCCCCGAGCCGCACCTCGAGGACCCGTTCGACGGCGCCTCGGATCTCGCGGCGCGCGTCCTGCGCACGCCGCTGAAACCTGAGGTGTCGTTCACCGACGATCCACTACGGATGCTGCGCGCCGCACGGTTCGTGGCCGCGCTCGACCTTGAGCCCGTGCCCGAGCTCGTTCAGTCGATCGAAGCGTTGCGTCACCGCTTGGAGATCATCAGCGCCGAGCGCATTCGCGACGAGCTGTCGCGGCTGCTCGTGCTCCCCGACCCCAGCAAGGGACTCTGGCTGCTGTGCAGCACGGGGCTGTCCGACGAGTTCCTGCCCGAGCTCAACGCCATGCGGCTCGAGCAAGACCCGATCCACACACACAAGGACGTGCTTGCGCACACGATCGCCGTGGTGCAGAACACTCGGCCCGAGCTACGGGTCCGCCTCGCCGCGCTGTTCCACGACATCGGCAAGCCCAAGACGCGTTCGTTCGCGCAAGGCGGCGTGAGCTTCCACCACCACGAAGTCGTCGGTGCGCGCATGACCGAGGAGCGGATGCGAGCCCTCAGGTTCCCGAACCACCTCATCGAAGAGGTCACGAAGCTGGTGTACCTGCACCTCCGCATCCACACCTACGCGATGGGGTGGACCGACAAAGCGGTGCGCCGCTACGTGCGCGACGCCGGCGCGCTCCTCGACGACCTCAACCACCTGCAGCGCTGCGACTGCACCACGCGCAACAAGCGCAAGGCCGCCGCGCTCGGACGGCGCATCGACGACCTCGAAGCCCGCATCACTGAGCTGCGGGCCAAGGAGGAGCTCGACTCCATCCGCCCGCCACTCGACGGGCGACAGGTGATGGACTTCCTCGGGGTCGAGCCCGGCCGCGTCGTCGGCCAGGCGCTCGAGTTCCTCCTCGAGCTCCGCCTCGACGAAGGCCCGATCGACGAGCCCACCGCCTACCAACACCTCGCCACCTGGGCCCGCGAGCACGACATCACCCCGCGCATCTGA
- a CDS encoding NfeD family protein, producing the protein MDIETWRWIWLGLVVVFAVGELAVPGTFFVLSFAVGALLATIAAFLDASVGLQWAFALVGSAGALALLAPLGRRLARQPSHEAQEGATRWVGRAGMVIEEIPGEPHATGRVRVERDEWRAETDGNEVIPLGAAIEVIAVRGTRLVVVPARTSES; encoded by the coding sequence ATGGATATCGAAACCTGGCGTTGGATCTGGCTCGGACTCGTGGTTGTGTTCGCCGTCGGCGAGCTCGCCGTGCCCGGCACGTTCTTCGTGCTGTCGTTCGCGGTCGGGGCGCTCCTCGCGACCATCGCGGCGTTCCTCGACGCATCGGTCGGCCTCCAATGGGCGTTCGCCCTTGTCGGATCGGCCGGAGCCCTGGCGTTGCTCGCCCCGCTCGGCCGACGGCTCGCCCGTCAGCCGAGCCATGAGGCCCAGGAGGGTGCAACTCGCTGGGTAGGTCGGGCCGGCATGGTGATCGAGGAGATCCCGGGCGAGCCCCACGCCACCGGTCGGGTGAGGGTCGAGCGCGACGAGTGGCGGGCCGAGACCGACGGCAATGAGGTCATCCCACTCGGAGCAGCGATCGAGGTCATCGCGGTTCGTGGCACCCGGCTCGTCGTCGTGCCCGCGCGTACAAGCGAGAGCTGA
- a CDS encoding SPFH domain-containing protein, translating to MTVPIVVGVVLLLLFLIASKTVRIVRPYQRGVVERLGRFKLAVNPGLRMILPFIDRILLVDMREQVTDVPPQEVITSDNVVVSVDAVIYYEATDPQRLVYNIANFQLAITKLAQTNLRNVIGDMELDAALTSRETINTKLREILDDATDKWGTRVVRVEIQRIDPPPDVVQSMHHQMKAERDRRAVVTEALGVREAAVTRAEGDKQAAILEAEGRGQAIERIATAEKIRQATVAEGEAAAVRSVFEAIHEGGATSDVLALKYMEALRAIADGKATKIFLPTEMSGLFGAIGGLAEMLKPDTNGESPAAVEPAPTS from the coding sequence ATGACTGTCCCGATCGTGGTCGGTGTCGTTCTGCTCCTGCTGTTCCTGATCGCGTCCAAGACCGTTCGCATCGTGCGGCCGTACCAGCGAGGTGTCGTCGAGCGCCTCGGGCGGTTCAAGCTGGCGGTGAACCCCGGACTGCGCATGATCCTCCCGTTCATCGACCGCATCCTGCTCGTCGACATGCGCGAGCAGGTCACCGACGTACCTCCGCAGGAGGTGATCACGTCCGACAACGTCGTGGTGTCGGTCGACGCGGTGATCTACTACGAGGCCACCGACCCGCAGCGACTCGTGTACAACATCGCCAACTTCCAGCTCGCGATCACCAAGCTGGCGCAGACCAACCTGCGCAACGTGATCGGCGACATGGAGTTGGACGCCGCACTCACGTCGCGCGAGACGATCAACACGAAGCTGCGTGAGATCCTCGATGACGCGACCGACAAGTGGGGCACGCGGGTCGTCCGAGTGGAGATCCAGCGCATTGATCCCCCACCCGACGTCGTGCAGTCGATGCACCACCAGATGAAGGCGGAGCGCGACCGGCGCGCCGTCGTGACCGAAGCACTCGGTGTGCGAGAAGCTGCCGTCACGCGAGCCGAGGGCGACAAGCAGGCAGCCATCCTCGAGGCCGAGGGTCGCGGACAAGCGATCGAGCGGATCGCCACTGCGGAGAAGATCCGGCAAGCCACGGTGGCCGAAGGTGAGGCTGCCGCCGTGCGCTCGGTGTTCGAAGCCATCCATGAAGGCGGCGCAACGAGCGACGTGCTCGCACTCAAGTACATGGAAGCGCTGCGAGCGATCGCCGACGGCAAGGCAACCAAGATCTTCCTCCCCACCGAGATGTCAGGACTCTTCGGCGCCATCGGCGGCCTCGCCGAGATGCTCAAGCCCGACACCAACGGCGAATCCCCCGCAGCCGTCGAACCAGCACCGACCTCCTAA
- a CDS encoding PilT/PilU family type 4a pilus ATPase yields the protein MLDLERLLRLAVEARASDIHLKVGARPYLRVDGLLRESALDVIEPEDTERAVARVLPPERAEALAAHGEADAVYALQGIGRFRASAFRQQGRVALVLRRIVPGVPGVDALGLPSAAAKLTEAPSGLVLVAGLAGSGRTSTVAAMVGQVNASRPAHIVTIEQPVEVVHADKRAVVDQREVGVDTESFQVALAAVAHQDPDVVVVGALPDADTAMSALEVADAGRLVIAVAQAVSAADAVTRLVDRFPPAQRSPVRSLLSRTLRGVLCQRLLPRAGGRGRVPAVEVLVANGPVSEAVADSDGAARLDALIAEGEMWGMQTFDQSLANLYRRGLVARDHALANATFEPALSVMLDEADRARATATTAPPPIPAPVA from the coding sequence GTGCTGGATCTCGAACGGCTTCTCCGGTTGGCGGTCGAAGCGCGCGCGTCCGACATCCACCTGAAGGTCGGCGCCCGGCCCTATCTGCGTGTCGACGGCCTGTTGCGCGAGTCGGCACTCGATGTGATCGAGCCCGAGGACACCGAGCGAGCCGTCGCCCGTGTCCTGCCTCCCGAGCGAGCCGAGGCACTGGCGGCTCACGGCGAGGCTGACGCGGTCTACGCCCTCCAAGGGATCGGGCGCTTCCGAGCGAGCGCGTTCCGTCAACAGGGGCGAGTGGCGCTGGTGCTGCGCAGGATCGTGCCGGGCGTCCCTGGAGTGGATGCGCTCGGCCTCCCGTCGGCCGCGGCGAAGCTCACCGAGGCGCCGTCGGGCCTCGTGCTCGTGGCCGGCCTCGCCGGATCGGGCCGCACGTCGACCGTCGCCGCCATGGTCGGCCAGGTGAACGCGTCACGCCCCGCCCACATCGTGACGATCGAGCAGCCCGTCGAGGTCGTGCACGCCGACAAGCGCGCCGTGGTCGATCAGCGCGAGGTCGGTGTGGACACCGAGAGCTTCCAGGTCGCGCTCGCCGCGGTTGCGCACCAGGATCCCGACGTGGTGGTGGTGGGCGCCCTTCCCGACGCTGACACCGCGATGAGCGCACTCGAGGTTGCCGATGCCGGGCGCTTGGTGATCGCAGTCGCGCAAGCCGTCAGTGCGGCCGACGCGGTCACCCGGCTCGTGGACCGATTCCCACCCGCGCAGCGGTCGCCGGTGCGCTCACTGCTCTCGCGCACGCTGCGCGGCGTGCTCTGCCAACGACTTCTCCCCCGTGCCGGCGGTCGCGGCCGCGTCCCTGCGGTGGAGGTGCTGGTCGCGAACGGACCCGTCTCGGAAGCGGTCGCCGACTCCGACGGCGCGGCGCGGCTCGACGCGCTGATTGCCGAAGGGGAGATGTGGGGCATGCAGACGTTCGACCAGAGCCTCGCGAACCTCTACCGACGCGGCCTCGTCGCGCGCGACCACGCACTGGCCAACGCAACCTTCGAGCCAGCACTCTCGGTGATGCTCGACGAAGCCGACCGAGCCCGAGCCACCGCCACCACCGCACCACCCCCCATCCCCGCGCCCGTCGCGTAA
- a CDS encoding histone deacetylase: protein MLLVADHAEFAGHDPGPGHPERVERLSAVTEGVRAARVDDAVVVLPPRAATRHEIERVHDAALVDRVEELCNRGGGVIDMDTVASRGSWDAAIHAAGAGLAAIDALERGEAHAAFLGLRPPGHHATGRTSMGFCLVNNVAVAAAALAERGQRVVVVDYDAHHGNGTQDIFWSDPHVFYVSMHQWPLYPGTGRIDDTGAGPGEGTTCNFPLPAGATGDIYLRAFDEVVEPLVERFAPDWVLVSAGYDAHRADPLAGLALSAGDYAALAARSVALAPRGRAVAFLEGGYDLEALRDSVAATLPALLGESVSASEPQTSGGPGGAVVEAAREVHRLD, encoded by the coding sequence GTGCTGCTGGTTGCCGACCATGCCGAGTTCGCGGGTCACGACCCTGGTCCTGGGCATCCAGAGCGAGTAGAGCGGCTTAGCGCGGTGACCGAGGGCGTGCGCGCAGCCCGCGTCGACGACGCAGTCGTGGTGCTCCCACCTCGTGCCGCGACCCGCCACGAGATCGAGCGGGTGCACGACGCTGCGCTCGTCGACCGGGTCGAAGAGCTCTGCAATCGCGGCGGCGGTGTCATCGACATGGACACCGTGGCGTCGCGCGGCTCGTGGGATGCCGCGATCCATGCCGCGGGCGCAGGGCTGGCCGCGATCGACGCGCTCGAGCGGGGCGAAGCGCACGCGGCGTTTCTCGGGCTGCGCCCCCCTGGTCACCATGCGACGGGTCGGACGTCGATGGGTTTCTGCCTCGTGAACAACGTGGCGGTGGCTGCGGCCGCACTCGCCGAACGTGGTCAACGCGTCGTCGTGGTCGACTACGACGCGCACCACGGGAACGGGACCCAGGACATCTTCTGGTCCGATCCGCACGTCTTCTATGTGTCGATGCATCAATGGCCCCTGTACCCAGGGACGGGCCGCATCGACGACACGGGCGCAGGACCGGGCGAGGGCACGACGTGCAACTTCCCCCTGCCGGCCGGGGCCACCGGCGACATCTACCTGCGTGCGTTCGACGAGGTGGTCGAACCGCTCGTGGAGCGCTTCGCGCCTGACTGGGTTCTCGTCTCTGCCGGGTACGACGCGCACCGCGCCGATCCGCTCGCGGGTCTGGCGCTCAGTGCGGGCGACTATGCAGCCCTCGCCGCGCGCTCGGTGGCTCTCGCTCCTCGAGGTCGAGCGGTCGCCTTCCTCGAGGGCGGGTACGACCTCGAGGCACTGCGCGACTCGGTCGCGGCCACACTCCCGGCCTTGCTGGGAGAGTCGGTCAGCGCATCCGAGCCCCAGACCTCCGGTGGCCCCGGCGGGGCGGTCGTCGAAGCCGCACGCGAGGTGCACCGACTCGACTGA
- a CDS encoding GNAT family N-acetyltransferase, producing MAEHTRGERARRHSFGWARVTPWRGRGDVAHLVLAEGTPPPRADVEEGVERLRRAGYAAVVTSALTAGDSLPFVDAGFGVRERLHLLEHTLCHVPAPGDDQLALRRAWRTDRSVVLKLDGHAFDDFWRLDPEGLTDALHATPAVRFRVGDPNGQGAVAYAITGRAGRRGYLQRVAVHPDARRNGWGRALVIDALRWLDRHDTHRALVNTQWENDGALALYESCGFRHLPVGLCVLDRAL from the coding sequence GTGGCCGAGCACACGAGGGGTGAGCGGGCACGACGTCATTCCTTCGGTTGGGCTCGAGTGACGCCGTGGCGCGGACGCGGCGACGTCGCGCACCTCGTACTCGCCGAGGGCACACCACCACCACGGGCTGACGTCGAGGAAGGCGTGGAACGATTACGTCGGGCTGGCTACGCCGCCGTGGTGACCAGCGCGCTCACCGCCGGAGACTCGCTGCCGTTCGTCGACGCCGGCTTCGGTGTTCGTGAGCGCCTCCACCTCTTGGAGCACACGTTGTGCCACGTCCCCGCGCCAGGCGACGACCAGCTCGCGCTCCGGCGTGCGTGGCGCACGGACCGGTCGGTCGTTCTCAAGCTCGATGGGCACGCGTTCGACGACTTCTGGCGTCTGGATCCCGAGGGGCTGACCGACGCGCTCCACGCGACTCCCGCGGTCAGGTTCCGCGTCGGTGACCCGAATGGTCAAGGAGCCGTGGCCTACGCCATCACCGGTCGTGCGGGTCGGCGCGGCTACCTCCAGCGCGTGGCGGTGCACCCCGACGCGCGGCGGAACGGCTGGGGCCGTGCCCTTGTCATCGATGCGCTGCGCTGGCTCGACCGACATGACACGCATCGCGCGCTCGTCAACACGCAGTGGGAGAACGACGGCGCGCTCGCCCTCTACGAATCCTGCGGATTCCGACACCTCCCGGTCGGGCTCTGCGTGCTCGACCGGGCCTTGTGA
- a CDS encoding DUF6049 family protein — protein sequence MSGTRRAWRVAVTLVAAIAPGLLHATPAGAGVEPSLTLTAQDPWTLVGGDVHMKLALDGADAGAGFTISVVSYSSIDSRSEFDRTLDGEELGSFLDQVVVPVDALSVDAQGNRDLAFRLEVSGGARLVETLRAPRAGVYPLEVELRDADDNTQAGFVTYLTTVAPLGSPDAVTSPLGVAWVWPLSAAPAILPGDGPDPVVEKQFAPDGRLGRQAAALDRASGVPMTIVPGPETVQSWAASVEHEQSLADGVSSIQRANGTHQMIAGTFVPVDLPSLLRAGMVAVVDTQIVEGNEALRRFFGTRLDTTTAVARPIDGAALQRLRAGSVDRLVVEEDALVARSSSSGGAQPFILEAPPSLVPASETTVSAIAADSGLARLLAADLAPALRAQRLLAGLSVVAFQDSDQARAVAILNSATLDPPDELIDAVLSGLRAHPLLRPVTVNDVFEQIPTETNDDGTNVTRELNPYDPPAPPVSAAAYDDVRLRLASFRESAPGAPGGEVADYSLLSSVSSAWSGPGGAERAALELASVDAAINAFLARIDVPNASTITLTDRSGDIPLTFRNGTGETVNVRIDLESPKLSFPDGLEQIVQLAPENTTVRLAVEARTSGSFPLRVTVRSPNGVLTIAQAQLEVQATEVSTVGLVLIISAAGFLALWWIIHIRRDRARRLVHTTADAE from the coding sequence GTGAGCGGGACGCGTCGCGCCTGGCGCGTCGCGGTGACTCTGGTCGCCGCGATCGCCCCTGGCCTGCTCCACGCAACACCAGCCGGCGCCGGCGTCGAGCCTTCGCTCACCCTCACTGCTCAGGATCCGTGGACGCTTGTCGGCGGCGATGTCCACATGAAGCTCGCGCTCGACGGTGCAGATGCCGGTGCTGGGTTCACGATCAGCGTGGTGTCGTACTCGTCGATCGACTCGCGCAGTGAGTTCGACCGCACCCTCGACGGTGAGGAGCTCGGCTCCTTCCTCGATCAGGTCGTCGTCCCCGTCGACGCGCTCTCAGTCGACGCGCAAGGCAACCGCGACCTTGCGTTCCGTCTCGAGGTTTCGGGTGGCGCGCGGCTCGTGGAGACCCTCAGAGCGCCGCGGGCAGGTGTGTACCCGCTCGAGGTCGAGCTGCGCGATGCCGACGACAACACCCAAGCCGGGTTCGTCACCTACCTCACCACCGTCGCGCCGCTCGGCAGCCCCGACGCGGTCACGAGCCCGCTCGGCGTCGCGTGGGTGTGGCCGCTGAGCGCGGCGCCCGCGATCCTGCCCGGCGACGGTCCTGACCCCGTCGTCGAGAAGCAGTTCGCACCCGACGGGCGACTCGGCCGCCAGGCCGCGGCACTCGACCGCGCCTCCGGCGTGCCCATGACGATCGTGCCGGGGCCCGAGACGGTGCAGTCCTGGGCCGCGAGCGTCGAACACGAGCAGTCCCTGGCCGACGGCGTGAGCTCGATCCAGCGCGCGAACGGCACGCACCAGATGATCGCGGGGACGTTCGTGCCGGTGGACCTGCCGTCGCTCCTCCGCGCCGGCATGGTCGCGGTTGTCGACACCCAGATCGTGGAGGGCAACGAGGCGCTGCGCCGGTTCTTCGGGACGCGCCTCGACACCACAACCGCGGTGGCTCGTCCGATCGACGGCGCCGCGCTTCAACGTCTCCGCGCCGGCAGCGTCGACCGTCTCGTGGTGGAGGAAGACGCCCTCGTGGCCCGCTCGTCGTCCAGCGGTGGCGCACAGCCGTTCATCCTCGAGGCACCGCCGTCGCTCGTGCCCGCGAGCGAAACGACGGTGTCCGCGATCGCCGCCGACTCCGGTTTGGCCCGATTGCTCGCGGCAGACCTTGCGCCAGCGTTGCGCGCTCAGCGACTGCTCGCAGGCCTCTCGGTCGTCGCGTTCCAAGACTCGGACCAGGCTCGAGCGGTCGCGATCCTCAACTCGGCCACGCTCGATCCACCGGACGAGCTCATCGACGCGGTCCTCTCGGGCCTGCGCGCGCACCCACTCTTGCGTCCCGTGACGGTGAACGACGTGTTCGAGCAGATCCCAACGGAGACGAACGACGACGGCACCAACGTCACGCGTGAGCTCAACCCGTACGACCCACCCGCACCTCCGGTGAGCGCAGCCGCCTACGACGACGTTCGCTTGCGACTGGCGTCCTTCCGGGAGTCTGCGCCGGGCGCACCCGGAGGTGAGGTCGCCGACTACTCGCTCCTCTCCTCCGTATCGTCGGCATGGAGCGGTCCGGGCGGCGCCGAGCGCGCGGCGTTGGAGCTCGCGAGCGTGGACGCGGCGATCAACGCCTTCCTCGCCCGCATCGATGTTCCGAATGCCTCGACGATCACGCTCACCGATCGCTCAGGCGACATCCCGCTCACCTTCCGGAACGGCACCGGCGAGACGGTGAACGTCCGCATCGATCTCGAGAGCCCGAAGCTCTCGTTCCCCGACGGCCTGGAACAGATCGTCCAGCTCGCGCCGGAGAACACCACCGTGCGGCTTGCGGTCGAGGCCCGCACCTCGGGCTCGTTTCCATTGCGCGTCACCGTACGTTCGCCGAACGGTGTGCTCACGATCGCGCAGGCGCAGCTCGAGGTGCAGGCCACCGAAGTGAGCACCGTCGGCTTGGTGCTGATCATCAGTGCCGCCGGCTTCCTGGCGCTCTGGTGGATCATCCACATCCGCCGCGATCGCGCTCGCCGTCTCGTGCACACAACGGCTGACGCCGAATGA
- the murJ gene encoding murein biosynthesis integral membrane protein MurJ: protein MTEARPEQGRHDTAKLLRSGAIVGLGTALSRVTGVVRVSAISYALGATSLAGVYAWSNETPNIVYELLLGGVLTATLVPQFVRHLDDRDDDATSAVFTVSMLGLLAITIIGVVAAPLIVRVYLLQVPGRIRADQQELGTAFVRVFMPQMLFYGLTALATAILQARRRFAAAALAPMLNNIVVIGIFFALPRVVDGPFTVRRILEDDGLLLFIGLGTTAGIAAMGLVLIPALRSAGVRLRFLADWRNDAVRRVMRLSGWTIGYVAANQVALWTVIVLANGVELATGHGGAFVYFNAYLLFVLPYGLLGFPIMTAIAPELAAAGRRVDRPALRHRFARTLRLTLTVLIPASAVAVALARPIVTALFQRGAFTSADADVVADTLVGFAVGLPFFSTYLFTLRAFYSLDDTKRPFFFGCLQNALNIVLAIALFDWLSIPGLSFAHSGAYAVGAGVTLFALSRRIGSLRGRGIELVGIRVIAVAVVAGTAAWVIGKANGWDTSGQALVSTLLGLGVAGAITIGGLLALRVEEFSEVLDLVLRRFRRRRRSRGRSSPPPPAPDKA, encoded by the coding sequence ATGACCGAAGCCAGGCCCGAGCAGGGTCGCCACGACACGGCCAAGCTGCTCCGCTCGGGGGCAATCGTCGGGCTCGGCACCGCGCTGTCACGCGTGACCGGCGTCGTGCGCGTCAGCGCGATCAGCTACGCGCTCGGGGCAACCTCGCTTGCGGGCGTGTACGCCTGGTCGAACGAGACGCCGAACATCGTGTACGAGCTGCTGCTCGGAGGCGTGCTGACCGCCACACTCGTGCCGCAGTTCGTGCGTCACCTCGACGATCGCGACGACGACGCAACGAGCGCGGTCTTCACCGTGTCGATGCTCGGTCTGCTGGCGATCACGATCATCGGCGTCGTGGCGGCACCGCTGATCGTGCGCGTCTATCTCCTCCAAGTGCCCGGCCGGATCCGCGCCGACCAGCAGGAGCTCGGTACGGCGTTCGTGCGCGTCTTCATGCCCCAGATGCTCTTCTACGGCCTGACGGCGCTGGCGACCGCGATCCTCCAGGCCCGACGGCGGTTCGCAGCGGCCGCGCTCGCACCGATGCTCAACAACATCGTGGTGATCGGGATCTTCTTCGCGTTGCCACGCGTCGTCGACGGCCCGTTCACCGTGCGTCGCATTCTCGAGGACGACGGGCTGTTGCTCTTCATCGGACTTGGCACGACCGCCGGCATCGCCGCGATGGGGTTGGTCCTCATCCCTGCGCTGCGCTCGGCCGGGGTACGGCTCCGCTTCCTCGCCGACTGGCGCAACGACGCGGTTCGGCGCGTCATGCGGCTTTCGGGGTGGACGATTGGGTACGTCGCAGCCAACCAGGTCGCGCTGTGGACGGTGATCGTGCTGGCGAACGGCGTCGAGCTCGCGACCGGTCATGGCGGCGCGTTCGTGTACTTCAACGCATACCTGCTGTTCGTGCTGCCGTACGGCTTGCTCGGGTTCCCGATCATGACGGCGATCGCGCCGGAGCTTGCCGCCGCGGGCCGACGCGTCGACCGTCCGGCCTTGCGGCACCGCTTCGCTCGAACGTTGCGGCTCACGCTCACGGTGCTGATCCCCGCGTCCGCGGTAGCGGTGGCGCTCGCTCGCCCCATCGTCACCGCGCTCTTCCAACGTGGTGCGTTCACGAGCGCCGACGCCGACGTCGTCGCGGACACGCTCGTCGGGTTTGCGGTTGGCTTGCCGTTCTTCTCCACCTACCTGTTCACGCTGCGAGCCTTCTATTCGCTTGACGACACGAAGCGTCCGTTCTTCTTCGGCTGCCTCCAGAACGCGTTGAACATCGTGCTGGCGATCGCGCTCTTCGACTGGTTGAGCATCCCCGGGTTGTCGTTCGCGCACTCGGGCGCGTACGCCGTCGGGGCTGGGGTCACCTTGTTCGCGCTCAGCCGACGCATCGGAAGCCTTCGCGGACGTGGGATCGAGCTGGTCGGCATTCGCGTCATCGCGGTTGCGGTCGTGGCCGGGACCGCGGCGTGGGTCATCGGCAAGGCCAACGGGTGGGACACGTCCGGTCAAGCGCTGGTGTCGACGCTGCTCGGTCTGGGCGTGGCTGGTGCCATCACGATCGGTGGGCTCCTCGCGCTGCGCGTCGAGGAGTTCTCGGAGGTGCTCGACCTGGTGCTCCGGCGATTCCGACGGAGACGCCGCAGCCGCGGGCGCTCGTCCCCTCCGCCGCCGGCGCCGGACAAGGCATGA
- a CDS encoding DegV family protein, which produces MGVRVVTDSACDLPPDLVGPLGIEIVPLTIRFGAEEFVDRDELSVDDFWSRLRVTEALPETSAPSAGAFEARFRDLIKDGATGIVCVNLSSRLSATMQAAQLAASAVGGECPIHVIDSMTCSLGLGSLVLTAARRGAAGDPIDEIVADVIDRRDRTRLFGSLDTLEFIKRGGRIGNARALLGTMLSIKPVVEVRDGAVEESGRVRTRSKALRLLADKVSAQPVDSVSVLHGQADDVDELVELLDPIVPRDDIVISVVGPVIGTHAGPGVIGVTFQEANS; this is translated from the coding sequence ATGGGCGTGCGGGTGGTCACCGACAGCGCGTGCGATCTACCACCGGACCTGGTGGGACCGCTCGGCATCGAGATCGTCCCGCTCACTATCCGCTTCGGCGCTGAGGAGTTCGTCGACCGCGACGAGTTGAGCGTCGACGACTTCTGGAGCCGGCTGCGCGTCACCGAGGCGCTCCCCGAGACGTCGGCGCCGTCCGCAGGAGCCTTCGAAGCGCGCTTTCGAGACCTCATCAAAGACGGCGCGACCGGCATCGTGTGCGTCAACCTCTCGTCACGGCTCTCGGCGACGATGCAGGCCGCGCAACTCGCCGCAAGCGCGGTCGGCGGCGAATGCCCGATCCACGTCATCGACTCGATGACGTGCTCGCTCGGGCTCGGAAGCCTCGTCCTGACAGCGGCGCGGCGCGGCGCCGCCGGTGACCCGATCGATGAGATCGTCGCCGACGTGATCGACCGCCGCGACCGAACCCGTCTGTTCGGCAGCCTCGACACCCTCGAGTTCATCAAGCGCGGCGGGCGCATCGGGAATGCACGCGCGCTGCTCGGCACGATGCTCTCCATCAAGCCGGTCGTCGAGGTGCGTGATGGCGCCGTCGAGGAGTCCGGCCGCGTCCGCACCCGCTCCAAGGCCCTTCGCCTGTTGGCCGACAAGGTGAGCGCGCAGCCGGTCGACTCCGTGTCCGTCCTGCACGGACAAGCGGACGACGTCGACGAGCTCGTCGAGCTGCTCGACCCGATCGTCCCCCGCGACGACATCGTCATCAGCGTCGTAGGCCCGGTCATCGGCACCCACGCCGGCCCAGGAGTAATCGGCGTCACCTTCCAAGAAGCCAACTCGTAG